From the Primulina tabacum isolate GXHZ01 chromosome 3, ASM2559414v2, whole genome shotgun sequence genome, one window contains:
- the LOC142538833 gene encoding phenolic glucoside malonyltransferase 1-like, with product MAASTPKAASILDYCRVAPPSTTDSSTEQRLPLSFFDMPWLHFHPVHRVLLYQFPCSKSSFLQTIVPTLKNSLAHTLQHYLPLAGNLLYPLESGMPEFCYFPGDSVSVTIAESSQAYDFDHLTGNGYKDANEFYPFVPDLPEPRINSESGFKIISLLAIQITLFPDSGICIGISNYHVVGDASSTTGFIRFWSSVARLGGDEVLAQNYSLPFFERSGIKDPSGIANIFWNQMKIYKRKSHRSNSHADKVRATYILHKDDIQKLKILALSKNPALLYLSTYTVTTAYVWTCLVKSAASTGEEVDPNEAEHFTFAADARPRLNPPLPVNYFGNCVAFMRTESTHHQLKGNDGFLTAVELIGDVISKKVNKSDEILRGAESWLTEFSALIGKRLFGVAGSPKFDAYDADFGWGEPKKFESVSIDADGSMSLCKSREFEGGLEIGLSLAKAKMDAFAATFSDGLKIE from the coding sequence ATGGCTGCAAGCACCCCCAAAGCCGCCTCTATCCTCGATTATTGCCGCGTTGCACCGCCCTCCACCACCGACTCGTCGACTGAACAACGCCTTCCCCTTTCATTCTTCGACATGCCGTGGCTGCACTTCCATCCGGTCCATCGTGTTCTCTTGTATCAATTTCCATGTTCCAAATCTTCTTTCCTACAAACGATAGTTCCAACTCTGAAAAATTCACTCGCACACACTCTCCAGCATTATCTCCCGCTGGCAGGAAATTTGTTGTATCCACTAGAATCGGGCATGCCGGAGTTCTGCTACTTTCCTGGCGACTCAGTTTCTGTCACAATAGCCGAGTCGAGCCAAGCTTATGATTTCGATCATCTGACAGGAAACGGATACAAGGATGCCAATGAGTTCTACCCTTTCGTCCCTGATTTGCCAGAACCCAGAATTAATTCTGAATCAGGCTTCAAGATAATCTCACTTTTAGCAATCCAGATAACACTATTTCCAGATTCAGGCATCTGCATCGGGATCAGCAATTATCACGTCGTAGGAGATGCGAGTTCAACTACGGGATTCATCAGATTTTGGAGTTCAGTAGCTAGGCTCGGGGGAGACGAAGTATTGGCTCAAAATTATTCACTTCCTTTTTTTGAAAGATCTGGGATCAAAGATCCATCTGGAATAGCCAACATTTTCTGGAATCAAATGAAAATTTACAAGAGAAAATCTCACCGTTCAAACTCCCACGCTGACAAAGTTAGAGCAACCTACATTCTACACAAGGATGAcatacaaaaactcaagatttTGGCGCTATCGAAAAATCCAGCTTTACTCTACTTATCTACGTATACTGTGACGACTGCTTACGTTTGGACTTGCTTAGTAAAATCAGCGGCAAGTACAGGAGAAGAAGTTGATCCCAACGAGGCGGAACACTTCACCTTCGCGGCCGATGCCAGGCCACGGCTGAATCCACCACTGCCCGTCAACTATTTCGGAAACTGTGTGGCCTTCATGAGGACGGAGTCAACGCACCACCAGTTGAAAGGAAATGATGGGTTTCTTACTGCAGTCGAGTTGATAGGGGATGTTATCAGTAAAAAAGTGAACAAAAGTGATGAAATCTTGAGGGGAGCGGAGTCTTGGCTAACTGAATTTTCTGCGCTGATCGGAAAGCGGTTGTTCGGGGTGGCGGGGTCCCCCAAATTTGATGCCTACGACGCTGATTTCGGGTGGGGGGAACCCAAGAAGTTCGAATCCGTGTCGATTGATGCTGATGGATCCATGTCACTTTGCAAATCCAGGGAATTTGAAGGAGGGTTAGAGATTGGTCTGTCCTTGGCTAAGGCGAAAATGGATGCTTTTGCGGCAACATTCTCTGACGGATTGAAGATAGAGTGA
- the LOC142539384 gene encoding putative galacturonosyltransferase-like 7: MQWVIRFSGFFSAAMAIIVLSPSLQSFHPAEAIRSSQVDLYFRFRGPINDWEKSTFRTVPPFHNADECHSLKSGKFSVCDPSLVHVAITLDVEYLRGSIAAVHSILRHSRCPESVFFHFLVSETGLETLVRSTFPELKFRVYYFVPERVRGLISSSVRQALEQPLNYARNYLAELLEPCVNRVIYLDSDLVVVDDISKLWKTSLGRKTIGAPEYCHANFTKYFTGHFWSRFSGVFSGRRPCYFNTGVMVIDLGNWRRFGYTPLIERWMELQKSSSNRIYELGSLPPYLLVFAGQVAPIDHRWNQHGLGGDNVRGSCRDLHPGPVSLLHWSGSGKPWHRLDSGQPCPLDSLWSPFDLRS; this comes from the coding sequence ATGCAGTGGGTTATCAGATTTTCGGGTTTTTTCTCTGCGGCGATGGCGATTATTGTGCTATCTCCTTCTCTGCAATCTTTTCATCCTGCGGAAGCTATCAGATCATCTCAAGTCGATTTATATTTCAGATTCCGTGGACCCATTAACGATTGGGAAAAATCCACCTTCCGGACGGTCCCGCCATTCCACAATGCCGATGAGTGCCACTCATTGAAATCAGGGAAATTCAGTGTTTGTGATCCTTCTCTGGTACACGTAGCGATAACTCTGGATGTGGAATATCTACGAGGTTCAATCGCTGCCGTCCATTCGATTCTCCGGCATTCAAGGTGCCCGGAAAGTGTGTTCTTCCATTTCCTTGTTTCAGAGACGGGTCTAGAAACCCTGGTCCGTTCCACCTTCCCCGAGTTGAAATTCAGAGTATATTACTTCGTCCCGGAACGGGTTCGAGGCCTAATCTCAAGCTCCGTCAGGCAAGCCCTTGAACAGCCGctaaattatgcgagaaattatCTTGCGGAACTTCTGGAACCGTGCGTGAACCGGGTCATTTACCTGGATTCCGATCTAGTGGTGGTCGATGACATCTCGAAGCTCTGGAAAACAAGCTTAGGGAGGAAGACCATCGGAGCACCCGAGTATTGCCACGCCAATTTCACGAAATACTTCACAGGCCACTTCTGGTCGAGATTCTCCGGCGTGTTTTCGGGCCGCCGCCCCTGTTATTTCAACACGGGTGTGATGGTGATAGATCTGGGCAACTGGAGGCGGTTCGGGTACACCCCCTTGATCGAGCGGTGGATGGAGCTACAGAAGTCGAGCTCGAACCGGATCTACGAGCTGGGCTCGCTGCCTCCATACCTGCTGGTGTTCGCCGGGCAGGTGGCTCCGATCGACCACCGGTGGAACCAGCATGGTTTGGGAGGGGACAATGTGCGTGGGAGCTGCAGGGACCTGCATCCTGGTCCGGTGAGCCTGCTA